In a single window of the Bactrocera dorsalis isolate Fly_Bdor chromosome 2, ASM2337382v1, whole genome shotgun sequence genome:
- the LOC105226640 gene encoding sodium/potassium-transporting ATPase subunit beta-1, with translation MFEKSGTYVLVKRFRRENAENALALISESKEKVSSVKEQPPQRSKKSVKENKESRKETVNQQDVQSHNKTVSDTPFIRGVIYWIKTILYYAIFYAGLSILFYICFTIYKLTLPEDAPRASKLQPSLVYYPNYESYYLNRISWNTYDKKDVDLIVTNINTFLEKFGTRREFGNCSVNDSYGYKTRNPCVFLKVNRIAGFQVDPIENVRELQRSERVLKKVIDSLSPDKRKGRLWISCKSNSWVNIEYFPQSRSIPMEQINTQQPVYKTNNGSSYSQGDYDHIVTIQIINIPQDQLFNVNCKMFAKNIENDDNNNPWMGGVSFDMILLTD, from the coding sequence atgTTTGAGAAATCTGGAACATATGTGCTCGTTAAACGGTTTCGACGCGAAAATGCTGAAAACGCTTTAGCTTTGATAAGTGAGTCAAAAGAAAAAGTCAGCAGCGTTAAGGAACAACCCCCGCAGCGTTCCAAGAAATCTGTTAAGGAAAACAAGGAAAGCAGAAAAGAAACAGTCAATCAACAAGATGTGCAATCGCATAATAAAACAGTCAGTGATACGCCGTTTATAAGAGGAGTGATCTATTggataaaaacaatattatacTATGCAATATTTTATGCGGGATTATCCATCTTATTTTACATTTGCTTTACGATATATAAACTAACGTTGCCAGAGGATGCTCCGCGAGCATCGAAATTGCAGCCTTCCTTAGTGTATTACCCCAACTATGAATCCTATTATCTTAACCGTATATCTTGGAATACTTACGATAAGAAGGACGTTGATCTTATTGTTACCAATATAAATACCTTCCTAGAGAAATTTGGTACGCGTCGCGAGTTCGGTAATTGCAGTGTCAATGATTCTTATGGTTACAAGACTCGTAATCCGTGTGTATTCCTGAAAGTTAACCGAATCGCGGGCTTTCAAGTGGATCCCATTGAAAATGTTCGTGAATTGCAAAGGAGTGAACGTGTTTTAAAGAAAGTCATCGACAGTCTTTCTCCAGATAAACGTAAGGGACGTCTATGGATATCATGCAAATCGAATTCTTGGGTTAATATCGAATATTTTCCTCAATCGCGTTCAATACCCATGGAACAAATAAACACCCAGCAACCCGTGTATAAGACAAATAATGGCTCCTCTTACTCTCAGGGTGATTACGACCATATTGTAactatacaaattataaatataccaCAAGACCAGCTTTTCAATGTTAATTGCAAGATGTTTGCgaaaaatattgagaatgaTGACAACAATAATCCGTGGATGGGCGGTGTCAGTTTCGACATGATTTTATTGACAGATTAg